Within the Marinobacter qingdaonensis genome, the region CATCATTCCGATGAGTGTCGAGCCGAAGGACACCACCACCGAATTCCAGGCAAAGTGCAGATAGTCACTGCGTTCGTTGACCAGCGTGTAATTCTCCAGCGTTGGGGAGAAGAACAGCTGTGGCGGTGTGGCGAAGGCATCGATCTCGGTCTTGAAGCTGGTGAGCAGCATCCAGAAAATCGGGAAGAAGATGGCCAGGGCCACCCCCCACGCCAACACCCCCATCAAAAAGGTGTTCAGGCTACGTCGTTGTTTCAGGCTAATCATCTTGTAACCTCCGGAATTCATTGTTTTTCTGTCAGGCTTTTGCCGATCAGCCGCACCAGGAAGAAGGCGGCAATGTTGGCCAGAATCACGGCAATCAAGCCCCCCGCGGACGCAAGCCCCACGTCGAACTGCAGCAGCGCCTGGCTGTAAATCAGGTAAGCGAGGTTTGTGGTTTCGTACCCCGGTCCACCGCCCGTGGTGGTGAAGATCTCCGCAAAAATGGAGAGCAGGAAAATGGTTTCAATCATGACGACCACGGCAATCGGGCGAGCCAGATGCGGCAGGGTCAAATGGAAGAACATGGCAACGGGACCCGCACCATCCAGCCGGGCGGCCTCCTGCTGTTCCTGGTCCAGGGACTGCAGCGCCGTCATCAGTAGCAGGATGGCGAACGGCAGCCATTGCCAGGACACGATCATGATGATTGAAAACAACGGGTATTCGGCGAACCAGTCAATCGGTTGGGCCCCGAAAAATTTCCAGATTGCGGCAAACACACCGGAAACGGGATGAAGCAACAGGTTTTTCCAGACCAGTGCGTTCACGGTCGGCATGATAAAAAACGGAGAGATCAGCAGGATCCGGACAATGCCCTGCCCCCAAAACGCCTGGTTGATCAGCAGCGAAATGAGGACACCAAACACCACGGTTATCAGCAGAACCGCACCCACCAGCAGCAAGGTGTTGCTCATGCCGGCCATAAAGCCAAAATCGGTGACGAAGAACTGGAAGTTCTCCAGCCCCACGAATTCGTTATCCCCTGGGTACAACAGGTTGTAGCGGATCAACGAAAAGTAGATGGTCATGGACAGCGGGATCACCATCCACAGCAACAGCACAAGGACTGACGGTGACACCATGTAGCGACTCAAGCGCGAGGTCTTTCGTTTGTCCTTGTTGGCTTCCGTGGCGGAACTCACGGTGCCAGCGTTAAGAGCGGTTGATTTCATAACGGGTCTCCGGGGACCGATGGCAGCCCCACTATGCTCGGGGCCGCCTCAGGTCATTGTTGTTTCATCTGGGCCGGGTGATCAGTTGGCGTAGTAACGGGCGCGCGTCATCTCGCGGAGGGTGATGGACTGCGACGCCTTCAGGGCGTGATCGACACTCATCGCCCCTGCCAGGGCACCTGAGATCAGTTTGCCGACCTGGGTCGCAATCGCCTGAAACTCCGGGATGGCCGCAAACTGGACACCCACGTAGGGAGACGGTTTCAGGGTTGAATCGTTAGGGTCGGCCCTGCCCAGGGCCTCCAGCGTGCGCGTCGCGAAGGGGGCTGCAGCCAGGTAATCAGCATTGTCGTAGGTTGAAGCGCGAGTGCCAGGCGGCACATTGGCCACGCCGTAGTTGGCCTCGACCAACTGGCTGTAATCCCGGGACGTGGCCCAGGTAACGAAGGTTTTCGCGGCCGCTTTGGCGTCGGAACTCACCGGAATGGCCAGGGCCCAGGACCACAGCCACCCGGAGCCCTTGGCGGTGACCTGCTCAGGCGCCAGAGCGAAACCAATCTGGTCCGCGACCTTGCTTTGGGACTCGTCGGTCAGGAAGGCGCCAGCCACGGTGGCATCCACCCACATGGCGCACTTGCCGCTGTTGAACAGCGCCAGATTCTCATTGAAGCCGTTGGAACTGGCTCCAGGGGGACCGTAATTTCCCAGAAGATCGACGTAGAAGCTGATGGCCTGCTGCCATTCGGGATCGGTGAATTCCGGTTTCCAGTTCTCGTCAAACCATCGGGCACCGAAGGCATTGGCCATGGTGGTGACCAGAGCCATGTTCTCGCCCCACCCTGCCTTGCCACGCAGGCAAATGCCGTATTGTTCAGAATCCGGCTTGTGGAGCTTCTCTGCAAAAGTCTTGATCTGATCCCAGGAGGGCTGGTCAGGCATGGTAAGGCCCGACGCCTCGAACAGGTCTTTGCGGTAGAAGGTCATGGAGCTTTCGGCGTAAAAGGGCAGCGCGTAGAGCTTGCCTTCCGAGGACAGGCCGCCCAGTACCGATGGAAAGATATCGTCCAGGTCGTAGTCGGCAGGCAACTGGTCCATCTCTGTCAGCCAGCCCTTCTCGCCCCAGATCGGGGCCTCGTACATGCCAATGGTCATGACATCGAACTGGCCGCCGTTGGTGGCG harbors:
- a CDS encoding sugar ABC transporter permease — translated: MKSTALNAGTVSSATEANKDKRKTSRLSRYMVSPSVLVLLLWMVIPLSMTIYFSLIRYNLLYPGDNEFVGLENFQFFVTDFGFMAGMSNTLLLVGAVLLITVVFGVLISLLINQAFWGQGIVRILLISPFFIMPTVNALVWKNLLLHPVSGVFAAIWKFFGAQPIDWFAEYPLFSIIMIVSWQWLPFAILLLMTALQSLDQEQQEAARLDGAGPVAMFFHLTLPHLARPIAVVVMIETIFLLSIFAEIFTTTGGGPGYETTNLAYLIYSQALLQFDVGLASAGGLIAVILANIAAFFLVRLIGKSLTEKQ
- a CDS encoding sugar ABC transporter substrate-binding protein: MAAGLTVTVAPTMAATKVTIGTVNNGDMVRMQGLSEEFEKLHPHIDLDWVVLEENVLRQRLTTDIATNGGQFDVMTIGMYEAPIWGEKGWLTEMDQLPADYDLDDIFPSVLGGLSSEGKLYALPFYAESSMTFYRKDLFEASGLTMPDQPSWDQIKTFAEKLHKPDSEQYGICLRGKAGWGENMALVTTMANAFGARWFDENWKPEFTDPEWQQAISFYVDLLGNYGPPGASSNGFNENLALFNSGKCAMWVDATVAGAFLTDESQSKVADQIGFALAPEQVTAKGSGWLWSWALAIPVSSDAKAAAKTFVTWATSRDYSQLVEANYGVANVPPGTRASTYDNADYLAAAPFATRTLEALGRADPNDSTLKPSPYVGVQFAAIPEFQAIATQVGKLISGALAGAMSVDHALKASQSITLREMTRARYYAN